GAAGGAGTGGTGCCACTGAAAATCAAAGTGGCTCAGGATGCCAATTACATTCAGAGCACcgagggggtttttttttgtaaagttcTGAATATTTCTCCTTTTGGTTGAAGTTTCCAGCCAGCTCACAGGCAGCCTGGCACAGTCATTACCTCTGTTGTGTCTCCCCAGATTTCACACGTATTCGTCTGATatgcagctcctgggaagaaTTTGCAGGCCGATACCAGTAGCTCCTCAGCTCTTTCCATAGATCATACCATGACTGAGATGTGCCCTCCCAGGTgagctttattttcaaaagttcACCCATGTCCTCTTCAGTATAGACCAGGAAGGTGTTTGTAGCGTTCAGGCCAAGTAGATCAAGCCTGAAAGAGAGGCAGAGACTCAGCATTTCTTCCTTATGGAAGCAGGCCAGAAGCTCCTTCATGCCATGTGAGAGGTTAAACCGAGCCCTTTGTAGCTTATCAAGGGCTGCACGTTCAACTGTCACCAGTTAATTACTGATTACGCTAAAGAAAGTGAGCTCAGATAGCTGGTTCAATGCAATGTGTCATGTATTTAGGTTGGTCATCCTTTCATAGCTTAAAGGTGGATTTTATGCCTTGTCTTTCCTCTTGGAGAGGCTAAAGGAGGTCAGCAATGCCTCCAGAGACATGGATGCTCTCAGGGTATATCCAAATGGTAGaggggaaaagcaaaaggaagtacTTCAGCAATGAGCTATGAAAGCTAATGTGTAGGTGACTGGGCACATCAAATTGTTTTCTTAGCCaataattataattaaattACTGGATGAGAAGTTTTTTTGAGTGGTGATGAAGTgaggctgccaggctgggatgcAATGCCAGTGTTagctgaggaaaaaagaatgcTGCCACCCTGTCTAGTCCCTTGTTACACTTAAATGCAGCAGGTTAGACTACTTACATTTCTAAAGACAGAGGTTCAGATTCTCCATTGGTGCCGTGAAGGGTGACTGAGAAAGTGGGATCAACCTCTCCCAAGCTCTTGTAGCTGAAGACATGCATTTTCATCTGATAGTGGTAgactggagagaaggaggaaagcagagattGAACTGAGTTTGAGACCACATTGCTCAGCATTGCTCTGTGTGAAATAAAGTTGGCTGACAATACAGACAGTCCTGTCCTTTATTGAAACAGCACTGATAACTTTTTTCTGCCCTTACTGATTATGAGTTTTACACAACATCAGCAGCAGGTCCACTCTGGGGAGGGCTGCCCAGACCTTACACTGCTCTAAGGCTGAGTCTTGCAAGTATGACATAATCTGTAGTCCTGCTCAAAAGGCAGAGTGTCCTTATGGCCAGCTCCTGTTGACTTCACACGGAGGAAGGAGCACAGCAACACCACaggccagcactgcagccagctAACAGCAGCACACTGACACCTGGAGCCACGTGGCTCTGAGGCGATGCTGGTCTTCCACCTCTGCATCCTTCTCAGCTCTGGCTTTGGGAGGCTGCTCCTACAGGTGAAACCACACTCTTTCTAAGAGGGAAAGCATACCTTTGAAGGGCATGTCAGCTCTTGTCTTCAAGTACATCTTGCTGTTCCTCTTGTGCCGTATCCTGCGGGCGTTGTACCCGATGCCATTGCAGCGGTTCTTGCGGCAGCTCAGGCAGATGCCCTTCTTGAAGCGGCTCGAGTCGGTGCACTGGAACGCGAAGCTCTGCTTGTCCTGGTTCACCAGGGAGTCCACGAAGAGGTGCACAGAACGCTCGTGTTCACATTTAACCACCTCACCAATGGCTGGGGAAGAAGAGTTGCAAGGGATATGCTTGGTTTAAGCATCTGTCACCGCCAAGCAGGTGGTAAGATAATGTGAGCTATGCCTTTTTTTGTAGCCAAACATGAGCTGACCATGGTCAAATTTTTCAGAGAGTAGCAATTCAAGAGGTTAGTGGAAGATGCTTGGAGGTTGCTGGTTGTTCACTTAGTCCCTACCACAATGACAGCTTTCTAGCCCCAGCATAAGACCACATTCAGGTGTTGGAGTGAGAATATGCTACTTCAGAATAAAACCATGTATAGTTTCCAGCAACTACCTCAAATAGTACAGATagtttagaaggaaaaaatggttttctctgcttttgtaaAACAGACTGTCCCCCACCACTAACCCAAGTCTACTTGTGAGGAGTCTACACAGACTAGAGGAAAAATAAGTAATGAGAACTTACTGCCATAGGCAATGGCTCCCAAGACATCACTCagaccacagccaggctggaagtCCCCCCCATTGGGATAGATGTCAATGTGGCCTACAGGCATTTGGATCCCAATGCTAACACCTAATGTTTCCCTTGTGTAGGTGTGAAGGACATCCACAAAGTTGGCATCATCTGGGGAGAGGCGCCTGCTGGGGTCCACTCCTTCAAACATAGGGCCAGCTGGATCCAAGCCTGCAGTCAGAGAGAGTACACAGGGTGCCAAGTTAGAAACTGGGTATTGCATACAGAATACAGCCAGGAgcctgctgctggcagctcccCTCACCAGGTGATGCACAGACAGTCCCAGCCCCTCATCTGGTACTGTCCCCCAAGGTCTCTTCACCACAGGCTCACTAAGGGAACAAATAAAGTGCTCCACAGTGCTTTTGGGGCAATACAACtcaacagcagcaccaggatgCCTTCAGGGTGCCTGTTGGAAGCAACCACGCTTTGCAGGTCACAGTGAAGAGGTACTTCAAGAGGCAGCTCCAAAACACCAGGTGAGGTCTAGCACCCCAGGGACAGCTGGCAGACAAAGCTGTCTCAGAGACATTTAGTCTGTTTTCAGCCTGGACATAAGGAGGGACTAAGACAATTTAAGCAGTAGCCAGGTAATCCCTGCATCTGAGATCCCACAAGGAGTCTGGGATGCTCTGTTAGCCCCTGAGCCTCACCTCCTACAGAAGCCATTCTCCAACTTGACTGTTGGGTGATTCTTTTTCCTGATAAACTACATATAGATATTTATTGCTAGGCTTTGTGTAATTCTCACTGCCAGTGTTACATTCATATGCTTAATGTAACCCTTTGTATTATGCCCTAAGTTCTCACATGTTGAAATCAGCTTTCCTCTAGAGCTGGAAGCAAACTCTTCAGATATTTCCAGAATCTGGAGAttaagtttggggtttttttaaccagaCATCCTGTGGGACAAACAGCACCCAGTAGTTCTCACTTCCATTAGCTTATGAGCTATAATTACAAAAACAGTATCACTCAAAGGCATATGATTTGCATAGTAAAAGCTTGAGCTGGACTTGGTTTGAACCCACATGTAACTTCAAATAAGCTCAAGATCAGGTTGTCCTCAGTAAGGGCTTTTCATTGAAGCCCTGCTATATTTGATGCAAATAGGCCCACTGTGCTTCCCACTGCTGCCACAGGTAGTAAACTTGTCATTTCTGAAAGAATAAGGCCCAAACAACATTTCAGACACACAGGAAATGAGCCTCTTCGGGGAAACTCAATCAGGAAAGCCACAAAGGAAAGGTAAGAGACTGCTCAAAAAGCCACTTGCCTGTAATTCTGCCTATAGTGCCATGGACGTGGTTACCAGCAAAGCCAGCCACGTGGGCACCCAGGCTGTACCCAATCAGGTGCACGTTTTCAAGCTGGAAGAGCGGATTCTCCTGCAAGGAAAAGAAGATATGATCATTTGACCCCCTGTCTTTCAGGGCATctggcactgctcctgcctgcaggacTATAAAGTCCAATTCCAACAAGAGATTTGGAGGGAGGGGGCAGGCAAGCATGCTTTGCTCTGTATTTCATCAAGATGAGTTGAATGGTTTGGCTGGTATTTGTGGCTTACCCATGTTCCAGTGTCAATTATGGCACTCTATTCAGGCAGCATCTGGAGCAGCCTTCCCCCAAGGAGCTGCCAGCAGCcctcagcactggctgcacCCTCAGGTGCCAAGTGCAGCACTGTGggcctttccttctcctctcccacccTCTTGCCAAGCCAACACTGGCTTTGAATGCCCAGCTCCTGAGTTCACATGGCTCAGGCAGGGCTTCCAAATCTGAAATCCACTTCAACACCACTGATTCAAGCACCTGCAAGGCAGCATCTCCCCAGAAAGCAGGGCAGCACCCCAGCTATGAGCCAGCACTCCGCCAAAGCCTTGGGGTGGGAATTACACCAGAGCGTGCACCACTGGTGAGccctggagctggtgaaggCTCTCCCTTGTGCAACAGTCCCTCATGGAGCATTACAACAGAGGCTGCTCTTCACTCATGTTACCTGTAACCAGTCAAGCAGCCTTGCTATGGTTTTTCCAACAATCTGTGTGTTGTTCACAGCATCAGTGTAGAGCTGGTGGGCAAGAGAAAGCCAATCCACCACCACCACGTTGGCATCCTTCTCCCGCTCCTGAAGAGCAGACACCAAGTCCCCCAGCCAGGTTTCAAACATGCCACTCATCTAGAAAGAGATTCAGCTGTTAGTTTCCAGCTTGCAGGATCAAGATGACACATTCACAGTTAAGTTATTTGTGTATCATTTACATattctgctccagctgcatgCTGCTCCTCTGCAAGCCCCAGTACTTCTCAGCACTGCACTAATGGAGTAAGAAAAACAGGTTTTGAGAGACTCTGGCTGTAATTAGCCACTTGCCTTTTAAGGCAGGAGGGGGAGGCATTCATTACGTGCCACCTTATCGCTCTTTTTCTCAAGACTTCCAGAAATTCTGATGGATTGTACAATTATTCCCcagtcctggcactgctgtttgcgtaagccctggcagagctgataAGTTCCCTTGTGGCATACACTTGTCCacatgaaatacagaaacaaaaagcttGATAAAGTCTGTGTGCCCTCGTTCTTCTATCAACAAGACCTTGTAGCAGATgacagggctgtgggcactcAGCTACGATTATAGAAAGTCTATGCACCTGCCTGTTAAGGGTTGCATTCACAGTGGTCAGTTAGTTGGATTTCAGGGAAAAGTCCCAAGTTTCCTTTACCATATTCATGTTATACTGCTATAAAGTGACTTTGTGCAGTTATGAATGAGTTGGGTGATTGCAGAGTTCTTAAGCCTGACTCACATCATTTTGTTTCAGAGACCTCAGGTGCTGCTACTATGAGAACATAGTGCTTGAGACAAAAAAAGTGTTCACAAATCCCACATTCACGGCATTCAAGAagagtttgggttgggagggactttTAAGGTCAtttagttccaactcccctgccttGGACAGagtcaccttccactagaccaggctgttCAAAGCACCAAcaaacctggccttgaacccttccagggatggagcagccacagaaaTTCCAGAGTAGGAGTATTCGGGAGACACAGCCCATTTGTAGGGCAGCTTGCTCGCTCTGAATGGACAGACTAAGCATTGCCCAGGGTCCCTCACACTTACAGTCCAGCCGTGAATGATGAAGAAGGTTTTAGCTGTCACGTTGAACTTGCAGTCCTCCAGCCACTGGTGCTGGCCGACGGCGATCGCGCACCCGTCCTCATCGGCGTCCGGCGAGGAGCGCACCCCGAACCTCACCCGCGGCTTAAGCGCCGGCACACGCTCCGCGCTGCCATCTGCGAGGCGCCGGGAGAGAAGGGTCAGCAACAAAGTGCCCCCGAACCCAACCCGCGTCTGCCCCGCGAGGGCAgtgcccgccccgccgccgctgcGCCGGTCCCGCGTGGGACCGCGCTCACCcacctcccgccgccgccgcgatGCAACAGGTCACGGTGGTGCACAGCAGAAGGACGAGCCTCCTCATGGCTCGGGAGGACGGagggacggacggacggatggagagagggagggaaggatggaaggaCAGACGGAACGTAGcgcggcggtggcggcggcgccGCTTTAAGGGGCCACGCGGGGCGGTGCTCGTGGCACGatggggcggggccgggccccaGCGCCGCTCCCATTGGTCACGCCTTCCCTGACGTCACCCGGAGAATGAATGGGAGGCCACGCCCCCCGGGGGAACCCGGGGGTTTGGGGCGTTGGGGGGGGGGTCACAGCGCTGTCACCCCGAGGGGTCTGGGGACatgtggggggctgtggggggggGGTCACAGCGCTGTCATCCCGAGGGGTCTGGGGACAtgtggggggctggggggggtcaCAGCGCTGTCACCCCGAGGGGTTTGGGGACAtgtggggggctgggggggggggtcacAGCGCTGTCACCCCGAGGGGTCTGGGGACAtgtggggggctggggggggtcaCAGCGCTGTCATCCCGAGGGGTCTGGAGACAtgtggggggctggggggggggtcACAGCGCTGTCACCCCGAGGGGTCTGGGGACAtgtggggggctgggggggggtcACAGCGCTGTCACCCCGAGGGGTTTGGGGACAtgtggggggctggggggggggtcACAGCGCTGTCACCCCGAGGGGTCTGGGGACAtgtggggggctgggggggggtcACAGCGCTGTCACCCCGAGGGGTCTGGGGACAtgtggggggctggggggggtcaCAGCGCTGTCACCCCGAGGGGTCTGGGGACAtgtggggggctgggggggggggtgtcacAGCGCTGTCACCCCGAGGGGTTGGAGGGTCACAGTGCTGTCACCCcgagggggtttggggacatGTAGGGGGTTTAAGGCGTCACAGCGTTGTCACCCCGAGGGGTTTGGGGATATGCAGAGGGTTGGGGGATCACAGCGCTGTCACCCCGAGGGGTTGGAGGGTCACAGTGCTGTCACCCCGAGGGGTTTTGGGGACATGTAGGGGGTTTAAGGCGTCACAGCGTTGTCACCctgagggatttggggacaTGCAGAGGGTTGGGGGATCACAGCGCTGTCACCCCGAGGGGTTGGAGGGTCACAGCACTGTCACCCCGAGGGGATCTGGGGACATGTAGGGGGTTTAGGCGGTCACAGCGCTGTCACCctgagggggtttggggacatGAGAAGGGCTGGGGGGTCAAAGTGGTGTCACTTCGAGGGGTTTGGGGACATGCAGAGGGTTTAGGGGGTCACAGCGCTGTCACTGTGAGGGGTTTGGGGACACGTGGGGGGCTTAGGGGGTCACAGCGCTGTCATCCTGAGGGGTCTGGGGACATGTAGGGGGTTTAGGGGGTCACAGCACTGTCACCCCGAGGGGTCTGGGGACATGTGAAGGGCTGGGGGGGTCACAGCGCTGTCACCCTGAGGGTGTTTGAGGAcatgcaggggctgggggggtcacAGTACTGCCACTGCGAGGGGTTTGGGGACATGTAGGGGGTTTAGCGGGTCACAGCGCAGTCATCCCGAGGGGTCTGGGGACATGTAGGGGGTTTAGGGGGTCACAGCGCAGTCATCCCGAGGGGTCTGGGGACAGGTAGGGGGTATAGGGGGTCACAGCGGTGTCATCCCGAGGCATCTGGGGACATGCAGGGGGTTGGGGGATCACAGCACTGTCACCCTGAGGGGGTTTGGGGATATGAAGGGGGTTTAGGGGGAGTCAGGTGGGGGTCTGCAGTGCTCTAACCCTCTGTGGGGAACCTGTGGGGATCTGGGGGGGCATGGGTGATGACCCCTTCATGCTGTGCCCCCTGACCCAGGTGATAAGTGTGGGCCTGGGAATTCCAGCTCCACCTGTAGGAAAACCCCAATTTTTTTGCCACTTGGAGCCCTCTGGACTTAATGTGCCCAAGATGCTTCCCAAAGGGAatcacccagctcacagcccaCCTCCTTCTGCAGTCACATTATCAATACCATAGTTTTGTACTCAACAATTAACCATTTATTCCTATGTTTTTGTTACCTATATATTTACCAGTTACTGATCCATGAGAAGTTACTTCATTTTATAGTGTTGCTGTCTCACCACATGTATAAGAAGAGGTCATGCTGTGGGACACATGATTCTCCTGCTCTCTTGTTCCTCCCATTCCTCAGCCCTGTGGCTGTTCTTTCCCTGAAAACTCACAGCGGAAAGCAGGGAGAGGGCACCAGGGTCTGTGGTGGGTAAGGAAAAAGGTTCAGGCAAATGATGGGCACAGATGAGGATAGTGGTGTCCCACCCTTAAGGGGAAGGGAGGACCAAAAATTCATAGGTGGAAAAGAATGACAAAGGTCAGAAGCTCTACAAAACTTACAAAGTGTTATGAGTACAATACAGACTTGGAATAGAAATTGGTGTGTTAGTCCCTGATTTTATAGTATAAACACGTGGTAGTGGGGGGTTTGAGTAAGGGGTATGGGGAGTGgtgaaagggagggaggaagggagggagggaggaagggaggaagggaggaagggaggaagggaggaaggaaggaaggaaggaaggaaggaaggaaggaaggaaggaaggaaggaaggaaggaaggaaggaaggaaggaaggaaggaaggaaggaaggaaggaaggaaggaaggaaggaaggaaggaaggaaggaaggaaggaaggaaggaaggaaggaaggaaggaaggaaggaaggaaggaaggaaggaaggaaggaaggaaggaaggaaggaaggaaggaaggaaggaaggaaggaaggaaggaaggaaggaaggaaggaaggaaggaaggaaggaaggaaaataatggGAAACTAGATACAAGAACTGGTTTAGCCCTCAGCAGGAGATATCAATGGAGAGAATTAATCTGACTTTCCTGCAGTGCTTCCCTGGGGTACTCAGTTTGTACCCCACACCCCTACAAGCCTTGGTCAGCCCAGCCATCTCCCATCTCCTTGTGGATTGGCAGTTGGATGGGATGACAATTGTAGGTGccttcaaacaaaaatattctattctattctattctattctattctattctattctatgccatgccatgccatgccatgccatgccatgccatgccatgccatgccatgtcatgccattccattccattccattccattccattccattccattccattccttTTATAATGTTTTGGTGTATGTGACAGGTTGTGGCTGGGtgatgctgtttttctcctctttatGGGTCATTCCTAGAAACAATTATTAGTtcctggctgtgcaggacaAACACATGCTCTGAGAGCTCCTCAAGAACCTCCTGTTGCAAGATGCTGGAGATGATGCCCACACTGCTCCTCAGGGAGCGTGGGATTGAGCAGAATGTTCTGAGGATGCAATGTCTCCTGCAGCTGCGTGGTCCCCCTCGAGGAGCAGCATCCTGGCAGCAGTGACCTAAAGCAGAACAGATAAGTGTTTCGCAGCTGCTGGCCCACGACTGGACTTAGTCCTGCAGGAAATGAATCAACTAAGCCTCATCACCGAATGCTtcatcatttttaaaaattcctggTGCCAACAAAACCCTGCAGACTGTTGACCACTGTGACATTATCGTGGTTTAACCACTACATCTTCTCATTGTCCTTCTGTTGTCTCTTGTGATTGTAAAGCTCCTCCTCTTGCCTGTGCAACTCCAGGCTTTTGGGAGCAGGGTCCTAGTGTTTGCCTTTGGCTTCCAAGAATGACAGTAGCAGTGAGAATAGCTCAGCAACAGCAAGGAAGAAGTGTGTCAGGATAATTCCTGGGTGCTTCAGCCAAGAGGTGATGATCAGCTGGGGAGATTCTCAGG
This region of Pithys albifrons albifrons isolate INPA30051 chromosome Z, PitAlb_v1, whole genome shotgun sequence genomic DNA includes:
- the LIPG gene encoding endothelial lipase, with protein sequence MRRLVLLLCTTVTCCIAAAAGDGSAERVPALKPRVRFGVRSSPDADEDGCAIAVGQHQWLEDCKFNVTAKTFFIIHGWTMSGMFETWLGDLVSALQEREKDANVVVVDWLSLAHQLYTDAVNNTQIVGKTIARLLDWLQENPLFQLENVHLIGYSLGAHVAGFAGNHVHGTIGRITGLDPAGPMFEGVDPSRRLSPDDANFVDVLHTYTRETLGVSIGIQMPVGHIDIYPNGGDFQPGCGLSDVLGAIAYGTIGEVVKCEHERSVHLFVDSLVNQDKQSFAFQCTDSSRFKKGICLSCRKNRCNGIGYNARRIRHKRNSKMYLKTRADMPFKVYHYQMKMHVFSYKSLGEVDPTFSVTLHGTNGESEPLSLEMLDLLGLNATNTFLVYTEEDMGELLKIKLTWEGTSQSWYDLWKELRSYWYRPANSSQELHIRRIRVKSGETQQRFAFCVEDSQLTSISPGKELWFVKCTEEWQKRSVSNRL